A window of the Streptomyces sp. NBC_00454 genome harbors these coding sequences:
- a CDS encoding copper homeostasis protein CutC, with protein MSNRALLEVIALDVEDAIAAQAGGADRLELVTDMAADGLTPPRETFAAIRASVDISLRVMLRKADGFSAGTAEDLDRLVTEVRALRAEGADQFVLGFLNPDGTPDLAAVETVVAELGGCGWTFHRAIDRAADRDQLRKALADLPGLDTYLTAGAAGGVDEGMAVLLAEAARTGTPGYEPRILVGGGLGLSHLPVLREAGINAFHIGGAARPSGWDRPVSAAAVAEWRAALA; from the coding sequence ATGAGCAACCGTGCGCTCCTGGAGGTGATCGCCCTCGACGTGGAGGACGCGATCGCGGCCCAGGCCGGTGGGGCGGACCGACTCGAGCTGGTCACCGACATGGCCGCCGACGGGCTGACCCCGCCGCGCGAGACCTTCGCGGCGATCAGGGCGTCGGTCGACATCTCCCTGCGCGTGATGCTCCGCAAGGCCGACGGCTTCTCGGCGGGCACCGCCGAGGACCTGGACCGCCTGGTCACGGAGGTACGGGCGCTGCGCGCGGAGGGGGCCGACCAGTTCGTCCTCGGCTTCCTGAACCCGGACGGCACCCCCGACCTGGCCGCCGTCGAGACGGTCGTGGCGGAGCTCGGCGGCTGCGGCTGGACCTTCCACCGGGCCATCGACCGGGCGGCCGACCGCGACCAGCTCCGCAAGGCGCTGGCGGACCTCCCCGGCCTGGACACCTACCTGACGGCGGGCGCCGCCGGCGGGGTCGACGAGGGCATGGCGGTCCTCCTGGCGGAGGCGGCCCGCACCGGGACCCCCGGCTACGAGCCGCGGATCCTGGTCGGCGGCGGCCTGGGCCTGTCCCACCTCCCGGTCCTGCGCGAGGCGGGCATCAACGCCTTCCACATCGGCGGCGCGGCCCGTCCCTCCGGGTGGGACCGGCCGGTCTCGGCGGCGGCCGTCGCCGAATGGCGGGCCGCCCTGGCCTGA
- a CDS encoding Cmx/CmrA family chloramphenicol efflux MFS transporter, translating into MPVAVYILGLSVFALGTSEFMLSGLLPPIAEDMGVTIPQAGLLISAFAIGMVVGAPLLAVATLRLPRRTTLVSLISLFGLGQVAGALAPSYELLFASRIVSALACAGFWAVGAAVAIAMVEQHQRARAMAVMIGGLSIANVLGVPAGAFLGEQFGWRSAFWAVAAASAIALVGILTLIPRIPLPEEKPTLSRELRIYRDRQVWLSIGVTALAAGGVFCAFSYLSPLLTEVAGLDSGWVPWILGLFGVGALLGTTLGGRIADANLFGVMLWGITASTVFLTALALLASTAAAAIALSFLLGFSAFFTAPALNARMFNVAGAAPTLAGATTTAAFNLGNTGGPWLGGTVIDAGYGFSATAWAGAAMTVTAIGLGLVALRLDRRTRPRTGPGATRVVASSEATPRTADIRQPAGH; encoded by the coding sequence ATGCCCGTCGCCGTCTACATCCTCGGCCTCTCCGTCTTCGCACTCGGAACCAGCGAGTTCATGCTCTCCGGGCTCCTGCCACCCATCGCCGAGGACATGGGCGTCACCATCCCCCAGGCGGGCCTGCTCATATCCGCCTTCGCCATCGGCATGGTGGTGGGTGCGCCGCTGCTGGCCGTGGCCACCCTGCGGCTGCCCCGCCGCACCACCCTGGTCTCCCTCATCAGCCTCTTCGGCCTCGGGCAGGTCGCGGGCGCGCTGGCCCCCTCCTACGAGCTGCTCTTCGCCTCCCGCATCGTCTCCGCGCTCGCCTGCGCCGGCTTCTGGGCCGTGGGCGCGGCCGTGGCCATCGCCATGGTCGAGCAGCACCAGCGGGCCCGCGCCATGGCCGTCATGATCGGCGGCCTCTCCATCGCCAACGTCCTCGGCGTCCCGGCCGGCGCGTTCCTCGGCGAGCAGTTCGGCTGGCGCTCCGCGTTCTGGGCCGTGGCCGCGGCCTCCGCCATCGCGCTCGTCGGCATCCTCACCCTGATCCCGAGGATCCCGCTGCCCGAGGAGAAGCCGACGCTCTCCCGCGAGCTGCGGATCTACCGCGACCGCCAGGTCTGGCTGTCGATCGGCGTCACCGCGCTCGCCGCGGGCGGCGTCTTCTGCGCCTTCAGCTACCTGTCCCCGCTGCTCACCGAGGTGGCCGGGCTGGATTCCGGCTGGGTGCCGTGGATCCTGGGCCTCTTCGGAGTGGGCGCGCTGCTGGGCACCACCCTGGGCGGGCGGATCGCCGACGCGAACCTCTTCGGCGTGATGCTGTGGGGCATCACCGCCTCCACCGTCTTCCTGACGGCCCTCGCCCTGCTGGCCTCCACCGCCGCGGCCGCGATCGCACTCTCCTTCCTCCTCGGCTTCTCGGCGTTCTTCACCGCCCCGGCGCTCAACGCCCGCATGTTCAACGTCGCGGGCGCCGCCCCCACCCTGGCCGGAGCCACCACCACGGCCGCGTTCAACCTCGGCAACACCGGCGGCCCCTGGCTCGGCGGCACCGTCATCGACGCCGGCTACGGCTTCTCCGCCACCGCCTGGGCGGGCGCCGCGATGACCGTCACCGCGATCGGGCTGGGCCTCGTGGCCCTGCGCCTGGACCGGCGTACGAGGCCCCGTACGGGCCCCGGCGCGACCCGTGTCGTGGCCTCCTCGGAAGCCACCCCGCGCACCGCCGACATCCGGCAGCCCGCGGGCCACTGA
- a CDS encoding DUF4031 domain-containing protein — protein sequence MTVYIDPPDWPGHGRMWSHLVSDVSYEELHAFAASIGCPERAFERDHYDVPSHRYEDAVGAGAVQIGSKELVRRLTAAGLRRPKGRPAPGGTVPKPAR from the coding sequence ATGACGGTGTACATCGACCCGCCGGACTGGCCGGGCCACGGCCGCATGTGGTCGCACCTGGTCAGCGACGTCTCGTACGAGGAGCTGCACGCCTTCGCGGCCTCGATCGGCTGCCCGGAGCGGGCCTTCGAGCGGGACCACTACGACGTGCCCTCGCACCGCTACGAGGACGCGGTGGGCGCGGGCGCGGTCCAGATCGGCAGCAAGGAACTGGTCCGGCGGCTGACGGCGGCCGGGCTGCGCAGGCCTAAGGGGCGGCCGGCGCCCGGCGGGACGGTCCCGAAGCCAGCGCGGTGA
- a CDS encoding MurR/RpiR family transcriptional regulator: MSKNVKETFNGGADATAPVPVPVPAPAALRARVRSLGPSMTRSMQAVAEAVAEDPAGCAALTVSDLAARTGTSEATVVRTARLLGYPGYRDLRLALAALAAQQESGAAPAVTVDIAVDDSLADVVAKLAHEEAQTLADTAAGLDIAALASAVSALAGARRIEIYGVGASGLVAQDLSQKLSRIGLIAHAHNDPHLAVTTAVLLRPGDVAIAITHSGGTGDVIEPLRIAFEHGATTLALTARANSPVVHYADLVLATSAARETQLRPAAMSSRTSQLLVVDCLFVGVAQQTYETAAPALAASYEALAPRHHTPVPTAKRGSTTR; encoded by the coding sequence GTGAGCAAGAACGTGAAAGAAACCTTCAACGGAGGTGCGGACGCGACCGCCCCGGTCCCCGTCCCCGTCCCGGCCCCCGCCGCCCTGCGGGCCCGGGTCCGCAGCCTCGGCCCCTCGATGACCCGCTCCATGCAGGCCGTCGCCGAAGCCGTCGCCGAGGACCCCGCCGGGTGCGCCGCGCTCACCGTCTCCGACCTCGCCGCCCGCACCGGCACCAGCGAGGCCACCGTCGTGCGCACCGCCCGCCTCCTGGGCTACCCCGGTTACCGCGACCTGCGCCTCGCGCTCGCCGCGCTCGCCGCCCAGCAGGAATCCGGCGCAGCCCCGGCGGTCACCGTGGACATAGCCGTCGACGACTCCCTCGCGGACGTGGTCGCCAAACTGGCCCACGAGGAGGCGCAGACCCTCGCCGACACCGCCGCCGGCCTCGACATCGCCGCCCTCGCCTCCGCCGTCTCCGCCCTCGCGGGCGCCCGCCGCATCGAGATCTACGGAGTCGGCGCCTCCGGCCTCGTCGCCCAGGACCTCTCCCAGAAGCTGTCGCGCATCGGCCTCATCGCCCACGCGCACAACGACCCGCACCTGGCCGTCACCACCGCCGTCCTGCTGCGCCCCGGCGACGTGGCCATCGCCATCACGCACTCCGGCGGCACCGGCGACGTCATCGAACCCCTGCGGATCGCCTTCGAGCACGGCGCCACCACCCTCGCGCTCACCGCCCGGGCGAACTCCCCCGTCGTCCACTACGCCGACCTCGTGCTGGCCACCTCCGCCGCCCGCGAGACCCAGCTGCGCCCGGCCGCCATGTCGAGCCGGACCAGCCAGTTGCTCGTCGTCGACTGCCTCTTCGTCGGCGTCGCGCAGCAGACCTACGAGACCGCGGCGCCCGCGCTCGCAGCCTCGTACGAGGCGCTCGCGCCCCGGCACCACACCCCCGTACCCACCGCCAAGCGGGGCAGCACCACCCGCTAG
- the murQ gene encoding N-acetylmuramic acid 6-phosphate etherase, producing the protein MTAYAELRAQLATLTTEAFRPELAEIDRLSTLEIARLMNAEDATVPAAVAGELETIAAAIDGIAERMARGGRLIYAGAGTAGRMGVLDASECPPTFNTDPSEVVGLIAGGPSAMVKAVEGAEDSKELAAEDLTALALTAEDTVIGISASGRTPYAIGAVEFARGRGALTVGLSCNAGSALAAAADHGIEVVVGPELLTGSTRLKAGTAQKLVLNLISTLTMIRLGKTYGNLMVDMRSSNEKLRARARRIVSLATGAPDTEIEAALSACDGEVKQAILVILGGVDGPAAGELLAASQGHLRAALAQTAPAH; encoded by the coding sequence ATGACCGCGTACGCCGAACTCCGCGCCCAGCTCGCCACCTTGACCACCGAGGCCTTCCGCCCCGAACTGGCCGAGATCGACCGGCTGTCCACCCTCGAGATCGCCCGCCTGATGAACGCCGAGGACGCCACCGTCCCGGCCGCCGTCGCCGGGGAGCTGGAGACGATCGCCGCCGCCATCGACGGGATCGCCGAGCGGATGGCCCGCGGCGGGCGGCTGATCTACGCGGGCGCCGGCACCGCGGGCCGGATGGGCGTCCTGGACGCCAGCGAGTGCCCGCCCACCTTCAACACCGACCCCTCCGAGGTCGTCGGCCTGATCGCGGGCGGCCCCTCCGCCATGGTCAAGGCCGTCGAAGGCGCCGAGGACTCCAAGGAACTGGCCGCCGAGGACCTGACCGCACTGGCCCTGACCGCCGAGGACACCGTCATCGGCATCTCCGCCTCCGGCCGCACCCCGTACGCGATCGGCGCCGTCGAGTTCGCCCGCGGGCGCGGCGCCCTCACCGTGGGCCTGTCCTGCAACGCCGGCTCCGCGCTCGCCGCGGCCGCCGACCACGGCATCGAGGTCGTCGTCGGCCCCGAACTCCTCACCGGATCCACCCGCTTGAAGGCGGGCACCGCGCAGAAGCTCGTACTCAACCTCATCTCGACCCTCACGATGATCCGCCTGGGCAAGACCTACGGGAACCTCATGGTCGACATGCGCTCCTCCAACGAGAAGCTGCGCGCCCGCGCCCGCCGCATCGTCTCGCTGGCCACCGGCGCCCCCGACACCGAGATCGAAGCCGCGCTCAGCGCCTGCGACGGCGAGGTCAAGCAGGCCATCCTCGTCATCCTCGGCGGGGTCGACGGCCCCGCCGCCGGCGAGCTCCTCGCCGCCTCCCAGGGCCACCTGCGGGCCGCCCTTGCCCAGACCGCCCCCGCCCACTGA
- a CDS encoding PTS transporter subunit EIIC yields MSTDKNRATAAAILPLVGGPDNILSIAHCMTRLRITLRDRSLVQDEALKAVPAVMGVVEDDTYQIVLGPGTVARVTPEFEALVAEGRSATPAAPAAHSVTADELAAQGAAIKDARKAKNSTPFKLFLRRIANIFVPLIPALIGCGIIAGLNGFITNMGWLPAVVPALAAMASGFMSLIAVFVGYNTAKEFGGTAILGGAVAAIIVFPGVAKIDAFGQQLSPGQGGVLGALAAALLAVQVEKWCRKWVPEALDVLVTPTLTVLVSGLVTLFGLMFIAGEVSTAIGTFATWLLATGGAFAGLVLGGLFLPLVMLGLHQALIPIHTTLIEQTGYTVLLPILAMAGAGQVGAAIAVYYKLPRNRSIRSTIKSALPAGFLGVGEPLIYGVSLPLGRPFITACIGGAAGGAFVGLFNQLGTAFGSTAIGPSGWALFPLLDGKSGMAMTIAIYAGGLAVGYLVGFTATYFFGFTKQMLADFNTDPEPAAAAQPEPAKEPALA; encoded by the coding sequence ATGTCCACTGACAAGAACCGCGCCACAGCCGCCGCGATCCTTCCTCTGGTCGGCGGTCCGGACAACATCCTCTCCATCGCGCACTGCATGACGCGCCTGCGCATCACCCTGCGGGACCGCTCACTGGTCCAGGACGAGGCGCTCAAGGCCGTGCCCGCCGTGATGGGCGTGGTCGAGGACGACACCTACCAGATCGTGCTGGGGCCGGGCACCGTCGCCCGCGTCACGCCCGAGTTCGAGGCACTCGTAGCGGAAGGCCGCTCGGCCACCCCCGCCGCCCCCGCCGCCCACTCCGTCACCGCGGACGAACTGGCCGCCCAGGGCGCGGCGATCAAGGACGCCCGGAAGGCGAAGAACTCGACCCCCTTCAAACTGTTCCTGCGCCGCATCGCCAACATCTTCGTCCCGCTGATCCCCGCCCTGATCGGCTGCGGCATCATCGCCGGCCTCAACGGGTTCATCACCAACATGGGCTGGCTGCCCGCCGTCGTCCCGGCGCTGGCCGCGATGGCCTCCGGCTTCATGTCCCTGATCGCGGTCTTCGTCGGCTACAACACGGCCAAGGAGTTCGGCGGCACGGCGATCCTCGGCGGCGCCGTCGCCGCGATCATCGTCTTCCCCGGCGTGGCGAAGATCGACGCCTTCGGCCAGCAGCTTTCCCCCGGCCAGGGCGGCGTCCTGGGCGCCCTCGCGGCGGCCCTCCTCGCCGTCCAGGTGGAGAAGTGGTGCCGCAAGTGGGTCCCGGAGGCCCTGGACGTCCTGGTCACTCCCACGCTCACGGTCCTCGTCTCCGGCCTGGTCACCCTCTTCGGCCTGATGTTCATCGCCGGTGAGGTCTCCACCGCCATCGGTACGTTCGCCACCTGGCTCCTCGCCACCGGCGGCGCCTTCGCCGGCCTGGTCCTGGGCGGCCTCTTCCTCCCCCTCGTCATGCTGGGCCTGCACCAGGCCCTGATCCCCATCCACACCACCCTGATCGAGCAGACCGGCTACACCGTCCTCCTCCCCATCCTCGCCATGGCGGGCGCGGGCCAGGTCGGCGCGGCCATCGCCGTCTACTACAAGCTCCCGCGCAACCGCTCGATCCGCTCCACCATCAAGTCCGCCCTCCCGGCAGGCTTCCTGGGCGTGGGCGAACCCCTCATCTACGGCGTCTCCCTCCCCCTGGGCCGCCCCTTCATCACCGCCTGCATCGGCGGCGCGGCGGGCGGAGCCTTCGTCGGCCTCTTCAACCAGCTGGGCACCGCCTTCGGCTCCACCGCCATCGGCCCCTCGGGCTGGGCCCTGTTCCCGCTCCTCGACGGCAAGTCGGGCATGGCAATGACCATCGCCATCTACGCGGGCGGCCTGGCCGTCGGCTACCTGGTCGGCTTCACGGCCACCTACTTCTTCGGCTTCACGAAGCAGATGCTGGCCGACTTCAACACGGACCCGGAGCCTGCTGCCGCCGCCCAGCCGGAGCCCGCGAAGGAACCGGCCCTGGCCTGA
- a CDS encoding GNAT family N-acetyltransferase — translation MEIPPGAEALEVVRLAHRPADPWGPITGGTPVALWTGAEAAEALSLVEDLPPGDPARCFVPTWGIRAHDAELNHLYDVIPCFSCNWVLLTGPAVPERLDRSHAFDGQSPAAQALLSLFRACEEIPAVVPAGRMSAGPQPVLELPGTAGLHLRPWEPHDAPALIRAGLDPDIRHWNRTDRFTLAEAGKRIARYGRRWETEKAAAWAVAPAVGGEAVGLIGLADLDLRGGSGEIMYWLLPDGRGSGVMAEAVSAVTRWAFENLGLHRLRITHSVSNPASCRVAVKSGYPLEGTMRGALLHADGWHDEHLHARLRTD, via the coding sequence ATGGAGATCCCGCCTGGGGCCGAAGCCCTCGAAGTCGTCCGCCTCGCCCACCGCCCGGCCGATCCGTGGGGTCCGATCACCGGCGGCACCCCCGTCGCCCTGTGGACCGGCGCCGAAGCCGCCGAGGCCCTCTCCCTCGTCGAGGACCTTCCCCCGGGGGATCCCGCCCGGTGCTTCGTGCCCACTTGGGGCATCCGCGCCCACGACGCCGAGCTGAACCACCTCTACGACGTCATCCCCTGCTTCTCCTGCAACTGGGTCCTCCTCACCGGCCCGGCGGTCCCCGAACGACTGGACCGCAGCCACGCCTTCGACGGCCAGAGCCCCGCGGCCCAGGCGCTCCTGTCCCTGTTCCGCGCCTGCGAGGAGATACCCGCGGTCGTTCCGGCCGGGCGGATGAGCGCGGGCCCCCAGCCGGTGCTCGAACTCCCGGGTACCGCCGGTCTCCACCTGCGCCCGTGGGAGCCCCACGACGCCCCCGCGCTGATCCGGGCCGGCCTCGACCCGGACATCCGGCACTGGAACCGCACGGACCGGTTCACCCTGGCCGAGGCCGGGAAGCGCATCGCGCGCTACGGTCGCCGCTGGGAGACGGAGAAGGCCGCGGCCTGGGCCGTCGCCCCGGCCGTCGGAGGCGAGGCCGTCGGCCTGATCGGGCTGGCCGACCTCGATCTTCGCGGCGGCAGCGGCGAGATCATGTACTGGCTCCTGCCCGACGGACGCGGCAGCGGGGTCATGGCCGAAGCGGTGTCCGCCGTGACCCGCTGGGCCTTCGAGAACCTCGGCCTGCACCGCCTGCGCATCACCCATTCCGTATCCAACCCGGCCTCCTGCCGAGTAGCCGTGAAATCCGGCTACCCCCTGGAGGGCACCATGCGCGGAGCCCTCCTCCACGCGGACGGCTGGCACGACGAACACCTCCACGCCCGCCTGCGCACGGACTGA
- a CDS encoding PIN domain-containing protein, with amino-acid sequence MREKADLLARTRREGTSVTESLTRTRTLVLDSEGLSKYVSRDRETVAWLAAAFARDVRVVTSTATLPEVVHPRINVPALRWAPSRMVVEPVTEEIALAATALLREAGLHGHKYAIDAMLAATALAAPGPVTVLTSDPEDLTALCGSRLAAVKV; translated from the coding sequence ATCAGGGAGAAGGCCGACCTCCTCGCACGCACGCGCCGAGAGGGCACGTCCGTCACCGAGAGCCTCACCCGGACCAGAACTCTCGTCCTCGACAGCGAGGGCCTCTCCAAGTACGTCTCGCGTGACCGTGAAACCGTGGCATGGCTGGCGGCAGCCTTCGCCCGGGACGTGCGCGTCGTCACCAGCACCGCCACGCTCCCCGAGGTCGTGCACCCGCGGATCAACGTACCCGCCCTCAGGTGGGCGCCGTCCCGGATGGTGGTCGAACCCGTCACCGAAGAGATCGCCCTCGCCGCCACGGCCCTGCTCCGCGAAGCCGGCCTGCACGGGCACAAGTACGCAATCGACGCGATGCTCGCCGCCACCGCGCTCGCGGCCCCCGGCCCCGTCACCGTCCTCACCTCCGACCCGGAGGACCTCACCGCGCTCTGCGGCAGCCGCCTCGCCGCCGTGAAGGTCTAG
- a CDS encoding DUF6585 family protein: MASPAAPMAQEQIPDAVASLATAHNLGEHRETFLPQRMGTGRMIGLVVFMLLGLACFVLPGLMFVWMLMQSPNLSRKQAAKRIHLFEHGLLVADHSGPTDAFRWDSLTALQQITRKYANGVYVGTTYLYTLFKQDGSSVKLTNFYADPERWGGAIQHEITRAQLPHVMTLLEQGGTVRFGDIAMTRSGISTAKRGAVQWSEIQKIEIKDGTVFLAKAGKMLSWSNTPVAKIPNFFLFLAVVDHLRG, translated from the coding sequence ATGGCGTCACCTGCCGCCCCCATGGCCCAGGAACAGATACCGGATGCGGTCGCGTCCCTCGCGACCGCCCACAACCTCGGGGAGCATCGCGAGACCTTCCTCCCCCAGCGCATGGGCACCGGACGGATGATCGGGCTCGTCGTCTTCATGCTGCTCGGCCTGGCCTGCTTCGTCCTGCCCGGCCTGATGTTCGTGTGGATGCTGATGCAGAGCCCCAACCTGTCCCGCAAGCAGGCGGCCAAGCGCATCCACCTCTTCGAGCACGGCCTGCTCGTCGCCGATCACAGCGGCCCGACCGACGCGTTCCGCTGGGACTCGCTGACGGCGCTCCAGCAGATCACCAGGAAGTACGCCAACGGCGTCTACGTCGGCACCACTTACCTGTACACGCTGTTCAAGCAGGACGGGTCCTCGGTCAAGCTGACCAACTTCTACGCCGACCCGGAGCGCTGGGGCGGGGCCATCCAGCACGAGATCACCCGGGCCCAGCTGCCCCACGTGATGACCCTGCTGGAGCAGGGCGGGACCGTCCGGTTCGGCGACATCGCGATGACCAGGAGCGGGATCTCCACCGCCAAGCGCGGCGCCGTGCAGTGGAGCGAGATCCAGAAGATCGAGATCAAGGACGGCACCGTCTTCCTGGCGAAGGCCGGCAAGATGCTGTCCTGGTCGAACACCCCGGTCGCGAAGATCCCCAACTTCTTCCTGTTCCTCGCCGTCGTCGACCACCTCCGCGGCTGA
- a CDS encoding CatB-related O-acetyltransferase, whose product MSHLPADPTALHPLPDQPRVVLLKPLVTSPLIEVGEYSYYDDPDDPTGFETRNVLYHYGPEKLVIGKFCALGTGVRFIMNGANHRMDGPSTFPFPIMGGSWAEHFGLLAGLPARGDTVVGNDVWFGYDTMVMPGVRIGHGAIIASGAVVVDDVPDYGIVGGNPAELIRTRYSEDEIARLLALAWWDWPAEHLTEHIRAVMTGTIDDLEAVAPRS is encoded by the coding sequence ATGAGTCACCTTCCCGCGGACCCGACAGCGCTTCACCCGTTGCCCGACCAGCCGCGCGTGGTCCTGCTGAAGCCGCTGGTGACTTCGCCGCTGATCGAGGTCGGGGAGTACTCGTACTACGACGACCCGGATGATCCGACCGGGTTCGAGACCCGCAACGTGCTCTACCACTACGGGCCGGAGAAGCTGGTCATCGGGAAGTTCTGCGCGCTGGGCACCGGGGTGCGGTTCATCATGAACGGGGCCAACCACCGCATGGACGGCCCCTCCACGTTCCCCTTCCCCATCATGGGCGGATCCTGGGCCGAGCATTTCGGCCTGCTCGCCGGCCTGCCGGCCAGGGGGGACACCGTCGTCGGCAACGACGTCTGGTTCGGCTACGACACCATGGTCATGCCCGGAGTGCGCATCGGGCACGGCGCGATCATCGCTTCCGGCGCCGTAGTCGTGGACGACGTCCCCGACTACGGCATCGTCGGAGGCAACCCGGCCGAGCTCATCCGCACCCGCTACAGCGAAGACGAGATCGCCCGCCTGCTCGCCCTCGCCTGGTGGGACTGGCCGGCGGAACACCTCACCGAGCACATCCGTGCCGTCATGACCGGCACGATCGACGACCTCGAAGCGGTCGCACCACGGTCCTAG
- a CDS encoding S8 family peptidase encodes MRLIARVATAALLAAGPVAAGTASADAAPEPTPVPLFVSANAIPGQYIITLEPGYDPAKVAERLKLKPKFLYTKAMNGFAVPMTKLQLDIARVSLGVKSVEADAKVAAPSMASAPGDGVRAFGPSSSWGLDRIDQKALPLDNTFTTQGNGAGVNAYILDTGIDYGHDEFGGRATFGFDAIKDGRDGQDCNGHGTHVAGTVAGKTYGVARKANVVSVRVLDCKGEGDSSGIIAGLDWVAKNAKQPAVLNGSLGGDKSLAVDTAATALSDAGVLPVIAAGNSAKDACNVSPASAARVLSVAASNQWDEETDFTNYGPCVSLYAPGAAIVSAKLGGGSVALDGTSMAAPHAAGVAVLYKQAHPTATPAEINEFIDDESTKDVLKSVSKGSPNQLLFTGGL; translated from the coding sequence ATGCGCCTGATCGCCCGCGTGGCCACCGCCGCCCTGCTCGCCGCCGGCCCGGTGGCCGCCGGAACCGCGTCCGCCGACGCCGCGCCCGAGCCGACCCCCGTGCCGCTGTTCGTCTCGGCCAATGCCATTCCCGGGCAGTACATCATCACGCTGGAGCCGGGCTACGACCCCGCCAAGGTGGCGGAGCGGCTGAAGCTCAAGCCGAAGTTCCTCTACACCAAGGCCATGAACGGCTTCGCCGTGCCGATGACCAAGCTCCAGCTGGACATCGCCCGGGTGAGCCTGGGCGTGAAGTCGGTGGAGGCGGACGCCAAGGTCGCGGCCCCGTCGATGGCCTCGGCCCCCGGCGACGGCGTCCGTGCGTTCGGACCCTCCTCCTCGTGGGGCCTGGACCGGATCGACCAGAAGGCGCTGCCGCTCGACAACACCTTCACCACGCAGGGCAACGGCGCCGGGGTGAACGCGTACATCCTCGACACGGGCATCGACTACGGGCACGACGAGTTCGGCGGCCGGGCCACCTTCGGCTTCGACGCGATCAAGGACGGCCGCGACGGCCAGGACTGCAACGGCCACGGGACTCACGTCGCGGGCACGGTCGCCGGTAAGACGTACGGAGTGGCGCGCAAGGCGAACGTGGTCAGCGTCCGCGTCCTCGACTGCAAGGGCGAGGGCGACTCCTCCGGAATCATCGCGGGCCTGGACTGGGTGGCGAAGAACGCCAAGCAGCCCGCGGTCCTCAACGGCTCCCTGGGCGGGGACAAGTCGCTCGCGGTGGACACCGCCGCGACCGCCCTGTCCGACGCGGGCGTGCTGCCGGTCATCGCGGCGGGCAACAGCGCGAAGGACGCGTGCAACGTCTCGCCCGCGTCCGCCGCGCGCGTGCTCAGCGTCGCCGCTTCCAACCAGTGGGACGAGGAGACCGACTTCACCAACTACGGCCCCTGCGTATCCCTCTACGCCCCCGGTGCGGCGATCGTCTCCGCCAAGCTCGGCGGCGGCAGCGTGGCCCTCGACGGTACGTCGATGGCCGCGCCGCATGCCGCCGGTGTCGCCGTCCTCTACAAGCAGGCGCACCCGACCGCGACCCCGGCGGAGATCAACGAGTTCATCGACGACGAGTCCACCAAGGACGTGCTGAAGAGCGTCAGCAAGGGCAGCCCGAACCAGCTGCTGTTCACCGGCGGCCTCTGA